In Azospirillum ramasamyi, the following are encoded in one genomic region:
- a CDS encoding ShlB/FhaC/HecB family hemolysin secretion/activation protein: MRRLVATATLIGVVGLTTVPAQGQVAPDAGALQRQLRQGMPDIAPQRPPAAPAQPEVVPESGPRIMVTRFIIQGASLIPASELEALLKDRTGKEQSLGDLRNAAQAIADAYRERGYFARAFLPAQEVNDGTIRIEVVEGRFGKIIRKDGETRANGTFVEEMVGSRLKPGEPYSLAGLEHGLLLANDLPGVVVNGTLKAGTAPGTSDLALDIQDTAFLTASAGADNAGTRATGLYRGNASVSLNNLTGYGDQITGLALRSAGINYGQAGWSVPLGPDGWRAGVMASALRYRLGGSFKDTDGKGMALTQGADLSYPLIRSPDETLYARLAYEHGRYDDDLLGGAAHRKRMHKASFSVAGDRSDGWGGGGLTAYQIMVTVGSLDLSRLADDAALDAVSARTDGRFAKLSFDLRRDQAISSDLFLRGRLSGQWTNTNLDSSEKFALGGPYGVRAYPVNEGMGDSGFVANLELHRPVTEGWAAGLDLFGFVSAGLIRQHAKTWEGWSADDDTPNLYPLFGAGLGVNYALAGDVGVSLMAAVPFGPNQGSRVSGRNQDGSKTGPWGWFTVTKMF; this comes from the coding sequence ATGCGCCGTCTGGTCGCGACCGCCACGCTGATCGGCGTCGTCGGCTTGACGACGGTTCCGGCACAGGGACAGGTGGCGCCCGATGCGGGAGCGCTTCAGCGCCAGCTTCGCCAAGGCATGCCTGACATCGCCCCGCAGCGTCCGCCCGCCGCGCCGGCTCAGCCGGAAGTCGTGCCGGAATCCGGCCCCCGCATCATGGTGACCCGCTTCATCATACAGGGCGCGAGCCTGATCCCGGCGAGCGAACTCGAAGCGCTTCTGAAGGACCGGACGGGGAAGGAGCAGAGCCTGGGCGATCTGCGGAACGCCGCCCAAGCGATCGCCGATGCCTATCGCGAACGCGGCTATTTCGCCCGCGCCTTCCTTCCGGCCCAGGAGGTCAACGACGGCACCATCCGCATCGAGGTGGTCGAGGGGCGGTTCGGCAAGATCATCCGCAAGGATGGCGAGACACGGGCCAATGGCACCTTTGTCGAGGAGATGGTGGGCAGCCGTCTGAAGCCGGGTGAACCCTATTCGCTGGCGGGGCTGGAGCACGGGCTTCTGCTGGCCAACGACCTACCCGGCGTCGTGGTGAACGGCACGCTCAAGGCCGGAACCGCTCCGGGCACCAGCGACCTTGCGCTGGACATCCAGGACACGGCTTTCCTCACCGCGAGTGCCGGTGCCGACAACGCGGGCACCCGCGCGACGGGGCTGTACCGGGGCAACGCCTCGGTGTCGCTCAACAATCTGACCGGGTATGGCGACCAGATCACCGGTCTGGCCCTTCGATCGGCGGGCATCAACTACGGTCAGGCAGGGTGGAGCGTTCCCCTGGGGCCGGACGGCTGGCGGGCCGGGGTGATGGCCAGCGCGCTCCGCTACCGGCTGGGCGGCTCCTTCAAGGACACCGACGGCAAGGGCATGGCCCTGACCCAGGGCGCGGATCTCTCCTACCCCCTGATCCGCAGCCCGGACGAGACGTTGTACGCGCGGCTGGCCTATGAGCATGGCCGCTACGACGACGACCTGCTGGGCGGAGCAGCCCACCGCAAGCGGATGCACAAGGCGAGCTTCAGCGTGGCCGGCGACCGCTCCGACGGCTGGGGCGGCGGGGGGCTGACCGCCTACCAGATCATGGTCACGGTCGGTTCGCTCGACCTGTCGCGGCTGGCCGACGACGCGGCGCTGGATGCCGTATCGGCCAGGACGGATGGCCGCTTCGCCAAGCTTTCCTTCGACCTGCGGCGCGATCAGGCCATTTCCAGTGATCTTTTCCTGCGCGGGCGCCTCAGCGGTCAGTGGACGAACACGAATCTGGACAGCTCGGAGAAATTCGCCCTGGGCGGTCCGTATGGGGTGCGCGCCTATCCGGTCAACGAGGGGATGGGAGACAGCGGCTTCGTCGCCAACCTCGAGCTTCACCGCCCGGTGACGGAGGGGTGGGCCGCCGGACTCGACCTGTTCGGCTTCGTCAGCGCCGGCCTGATCCGCCAGCATGCGAAAACCTGGGAGGGGTGGAGCGCGGATGACGACACCCCCAACCTCTACCCGCTGTTCGGCGCCGGGCTGGGCGTGAACTACGCGCTGGCCGGAGATGTCGGCGTCAGCCTGATGGCGGCGGTGCCGTTCGGACCCAACCAGGGCAGCCGCGTTTCGGGCCGCAACCAGGACGGCAGCAAGACCGGCCCGTGGGGCTGGTTCACGGTCACCAAGATGTTCTGA
- a CDS encoding MBG domain-containing protein — protein MYDHGGMNRAYRLIWNRAKGLWVVAPEMAKGGGYAVGAVALVGMVVASGGAMADPAANALPTGGQVVAGSVSISENGAAMTVTQGSSRGIVNWKSFDVGAGASVDFKQPDASSVTLNRVTQGAGSVIAGKLSANGKVYVVNPNGVLFSKSARVDVGGLVASTADIANQDFMAGRDVFTDQGATGSVINQGSINAHDGGSVVLIGGTVSNQGTINARNGSVALAAGAKVTLDAGANGHLKIEVDSATTAALIENGGLISASGGRVLMTAQGASAAVSSVVSNTGTVEAQTIAHGAGGKAGRIDLLAGMQGGEVKVGGRIDASAPKGGDGGHVETSAATVTITPGAKVTTLADKGKTGNWLIDPYNVTISAAADSGSGFTATANDTVINVTTLTNALASTGVTVTTGTGGSQAGDITVAAPIHWSANTTLTLNAAGDIYIDKDITATGNSAGLVLNYGSGKDYHLRGGARVTLSGSNSAFSAGGSAFTLIRSLNDLNNVRNATATNHAIVADIDASATTGWNGGAGFTPISGVSGQIHGLGHVIDKLFVNRPGASNVALVGNTTNIVRDVTLSNVNITGGSRVGAVVGTASGAKVSNVHVTGSVKGMIEQTGGIVGVTDSSTLLSSSSAATVTGVTQTGGLVGRARYSNISDSYATGPVTGTGAFTGGLVGGTDMGGTLARVYASGKVTGTTDVGGLIGGPVAGGLATTTNAYWDSGTTGQPSSYGNEVSSVNARQQATYAGFDFTNDWVMIAGETRPMLRSQYSTVIATPAALQLMELDLKASYTLGADIDFGSAFTADSGRYAGLWGAGGFVPVGKSGSQFTGSLDGQNHRITGLTIDRPSTPYVGLFGYAGPSAAISNVTLAGGTVTGQSNVGALVGYLRQGTVTNAASGATVIGAGTGAGEVGGLIGVNNAGTVTSSSASGSVTSPGYDVGGLVGLNEYGGVVTKSSASGSVTGTSSGQGYVGGLVGTNGYNAGTGGTISQSYATGTVSSTAGPVGGLVGHNQGAITDSYASGRVIGTGGANTIGGFIGVNGPTGTIANAYATGYVTGPSQVGGFGGYNNNSPSAITNAYWNSQTSGLGTGIGGGGGGITGRTTAQLQGTLPTGFSGTIWGTGAGLYPYFGWSHATTPVAVSGKAYSNAGTTALAGATVAAVTNGTAFGSAVSGADGFYYILGAAGSINAAGALTYLDNHATKGAAFADTVTTAGVTGLDIYGSAVHLVAGKSSLSATRTGYATTRGSFSDTDLSFLSSSSFAPLTTTAGYGVHLSAASGYSLDGSLGSGGLLTLNSGGTFGVSGTVGLTAAGALTVNAPLSWSDAAGLTLTTSDNGNVTLGGAVSAPLGSLTVAAGGTTTSSAAVAVRDFRLTGGTWSQIAGMLPDFAATDFRLTSGATFLRATGGDGSVATPYRIADAYGLQGMGSTSLAAKSFRLAGAIDASGTTTWNAGAGFSPIGTSATPFAGTLDGQGYSISNLTIARPSGSEQGLFGVIGASATVSNVRLSSANVSGLNNVGALAGVNHGTITGSYSDGTVTGAGTDVGNLVGENDGSIANSFATGSTHGTGTNVGGLVGYHLGSGSIANAYATGTVTGGASSNNLGGLVGLNADMATISNSYATGSVTSAATGAHLGGLIGERLGGATSNSFWNTTTSGLTAGIGTGSATGVTGLDSAGMMTLSNFTDAGWDIEDKGGTSTVWRIYEGFTAPLLRSFMTGLTVTGGTATKTYDGSDVSTTVGTLTYNPSPHTASNVLGTARYKASSANAGTYSGTDLTFSGLYSTQFGYDILMTPGTLTVNKAALTVTASNAGKTYDGQAYTGGAGVSYSGFVNGETAGVLGGTLAYGGTAQGAVNAGTYTLTASGLTSGNYDITYAPGTLAIARAALVVTASNAGKTYDGQAYTGGAGVSYSGFVNGETAGVLGGTLAYGGTAQGAVNAGTYTLTASGLTSGNYDITYAPGTLAIARAALVVTANNAGKTYDGLAYTGGAGVSYSGFVNGEAAGVLGGTLAYGGTAQGAVNAGTYTLTASGLTSGNYDITYAPGTLTVNKAALTVTASNAGKTYDGLAYTGGAGVSYSGFVNGETAGVLGGTLAYGGTAQGAVNAGTYALTASGLTSGNYDITYAPGTLAIARAALVVTADSQKVRRRDKASPLTYTVGGAGFGHGDTAETVFSGALSSTDDLRASGGYSITQGTLALVSNNYILAEFIPGVLEVTEAANTDTPTASTLNRVTKPFTDQESNGQLSAAPSNGASSKEYRTAVEPTANLNGSNFPFLTFAPVLIKIDKQ, from the coding sequence ATGTACGATCACGGCGGGATGAACCGGGCCTATCGGCTTATCTGGAACCGTGCCAAGGGGCTTTGGGTCGTCGCGCCGGAAATGGCCAAGGGCGGCGGCTACGCGGTCGGGGCTGTCGCCCTGGTCGGGATGGTCGTCGCATCGGGCGGAGCCATGGCCGATCCCGCCGCGAATGCGCTGCCAACCGGCGGCCAGGTCGTCGCCGGCTCGGTGTCGATCTCCGAGAACGGCGCCGCCATGACGGTGACGCAAGGCTCGTCGCGCGGCATCGTCAATTGGAAGAGCTTCGACGTCGGCGCCGGTGCGTCCGTGGATTTCAAGCAGCCGGACGCTTCCTCCGTCACCTTGAATCGTGTGACCCAGGGCGCGGGCAGCGTGATCGCGGGCAAGTTGTCGGCGAACGGCAAGGTCTATGTGGTCAACCCCAACGGCGTGCTGTTCAGCAAGAGCGCGCGGGTCGACGTCGGCGGGCTGGTCGCCTCCACGGCCGACATCGCCAACCAGGACTTCATGGCCGGTCGGGACGTCTTCACCGACCAGGGGGCAACCGGATCGGTCATCAATCAGGGCAGCATCAACGCCCATGACGGTGGATCGGTGGTGCTGATCGGCGGCACCGTATCCAACCAGGGAACCATCAACGCGCGCAACGGCAGCGTCGCGCTGGCCGCCGGGGCCAAGGTGACGTTGGATGCCGGGGCCAACGGCCATCTGAAGATCGAGGTCGATAGCGCGACCACCGCGGCACTTATCGAGAATGGCGGGCTGATCTCCGCCAGCGGCGGTCGGGTGCTGATGACCGCGCAGGGCGCCAGCGCCGCCGTGTCGTCGGTTGTGTCCAACACCGGCACGGTCGAGGCGCAAACCATCGCCCATGGGGCTGGCGGCAAGGCCGGCAGGATCGATTTGCTCGCCGGAATGCAGGGTGGCGAGGTCAAGGTCGGTGGTCGCATCGACGCCTCCGCTCCGAAAGGCGGTGACGGCGGCCATGTCGAAACCTCCGCCGCCACGGTGACGATCACACCCGGCGCCAAGGTGACGACGCTGGCCGACAAGGGCAAGACCGGCAACTGGCTGATCGACCCATACAACGTTACCATCTCGGCGGCGGCCGACAGCGGGAGCGGCTTCACGGCCACCGCCAACGACACCGTCATCAACGTCACCACCCTGACCAACGCGCTGGCCTCGACCGGCGTCACCGTCACCACCGGGACGGGCGGCAGCCAGGCCGGCGACATCACGGTGGCGGCCCCGATCCATTGGAGCGCCAACACGACGCTGACGCTCAATGCGGCGGGCGACATCTACATCGACAAGGACATCACCGCGACCGGGAACAGCGCCGGACTGGTCCTGAATTATGGCAGCGGCAAGGATTATCATCTGCGCGGCGGCGCGCGCGTCACGCTGTCGGGCAGCAACTCCGCCTTCTCGGCGGGTGGTTCTGCCTTCACGCTGATCCGCAGTCTCAACGACCTGAACAATGTCCGTAACGCCACCGCCACCAATCACGCGATCGTCGCGGACATCGACGCCTCGGCAACCACCGGATGGAACGGCGGCGCGGGCTTCACGCCGATTTCGGGTGTGAGCGGCCAGATCCATGGCTTGGGCCATGTGATCGACAAGCTGTTCGTCAATCGCCCCGGCGCTTCGAACGTGGCGCTGGTCGGCAACACGACCAACATCGTCCGCGACGTCACGCTGTCCAATGTCAACATTACGGGCGGCAGCCGCGTCGGTGCCGTCGTGGGCACGGCCAGCGGCGCAAAGGTCAGCAACGTCCATGTGACGGGCAGCGTGAAGGGGATGATCGAGCAAACCGGCGGCATTGTCGGTGTGACGGATTCCTCGACGCTGCTCAGTTCCTCCTCGGCGGCCACCGTCACCGGTGTGACGCAAACCGGCGGCCTGGTCGGTCGGGCGCGCTACTCCAACATCTCCGATTCCTATGCCACCGGCCCGGTGACCGGAACGGGCGCGTTCACGGGCGGTCTGGTCGGCGGGACCGATATGGGCGGTACGCTGGCCCGTGTGTATGCCAGCGGCAAGGTGACCGGCACGACCGACGTCGGCGGCCTGATCGGCGGTCCGGTCGCGGGCGGTTTGGCGACCACGACCAACGCCTATTGGGACAGCGGCACCACCGGCCAACCGAGCAGCTACGGCAACGAGGTCTCCTCCGTCAACGCACGGCAACAGGCGACCTACGCCGGGTTCGACTTCACCAACGACTGGGTGATGATCGCCGGGGAAACCCGGCCCATGCTGCGCAGCCAATATTCGACGGTGATCGCAACCCCGGCGGCGCTGCAACTGATGGAGCTGGATCTGAAGGCCAGCTACACGCTCGGCGCCGACATCGATTTCGGCAGCGCCTTCACCGCCGATTCCGGCAGATACGCCGGCCTGTGGGGGGCCGGCGGCTTCGTGCCGGTCGGCAAGTCCGGTTCCCAATTCACCGGCAGCCTGGACGGCCAGAACCACAGGATCACCGGGCTGACCATCGACCGGCCGTCCACCCCCTACGTCGGGCTGTTCGGCTATGCGGGCCCAAGCGCGGCGATCAGCAACGTCACCCTGGCCGGCGGCACGGTCACCGGCCAGAGCAATGTCGGCGCCCTGGTCGGCTATCTTCGGCAAGGCACGGTCACCAACGCGGCGTCCGGCGCGACCGTCATCGGCGCGGGAACCGGCGCGGGCGAGGTCGGCGGCCTGATCGGCGTCAACAACGCCGGCACGGTCACCTCCTCCTCGGCCAGCGGCAGTGTCACCAGCCCCGGCTACGACGTCGGTGGTCTCGTCGGCCTCAACGAGTACGGCGGGGTGGTCACGAAATCGTCCGCCAGCGGCAGCGTGACCGGCACCAGCAGTGGCCAAGGCTACGTCGGCGGGCTGGTCGGCACCAACGGCTACAACGCCGGCACCGGTGGGACGATCAGCCAGTCCTACGCCACCGGCACGGTCAGCAGCACCGCCGGTCCGGTCGGCGGCCTGGTCGGTCACAACCAGGGCGCCATCACCGACTCCTACGCCAGCGGCCGGGTGATCGGCACCGGTGGCGCCAACACCATCGGCGGCTTCATCGGCGTCAACGGCCCCACCGGCACCATCGCCAACGCCTATGCGACCGGCTATGTCACCGGCCCGTCACAGGTCGGCGGCTTCGGCGGCTACAACAACAACAGCCCTTCGGCGATCACCAACGCCTATTGGAACAGCCAGACCAGCGGATTGGGCACCGGCATCGGCGGCGGCGGCGGCGGAATCACCGGCAGGACAACCGCCCAACTGCAAGGCACCCTGCCCACCGGGTTCTCCGGCACGATCTGGGGCACCGGCGCCGGCCTCTACCCCTATTTCGGCTGGTCCCACGCCACGACCCCGGTCGCGGTGTCGGGAAAGGCCTACAGCAACGCCGGCACCACGGCGCTGGCCGGCGCGACGGTCGCCGCCGTGACGAACGGCACGGCGTTCGGCAGCGCGGTGAGCGGCGCCGACGGCTTCTACTACATCCTCGGGGCGGCCGGCTCGATCAACGCCGCCGGGGCGCTGACCTATCTCGACAACCATGCGACCAAGGGTGCGGCCTTCGCCGACACCGTGACGACGGCGGGCGTCACCGGCCTCGACATCTACGGCTCGGCGGTCCATCTGGTCGCGGGGAAAAGCAGCCTGTCGGCCACGCGAACCGGCTACGCCACCACCCGCGGCTCCTTCAGCGACACCGACCTGTCCTTCCTGTCCAGCAGCTCCTTCGCCCCGCTGACCACGACGGCGGGGTACGGCGTTCATCTCAGCGCCGCCTCGGGCTACAGCCTCGACGGGTCGCTCGGTTCGGGCGGCCTGCTGACGCTGAACAGCGGCGGTACTTTCGGGGTCAGCGGCACGGTCGGGCTGACCGCCGCCGGCGCCCTGACGGTGAACGCCCCGCTGTCCTGGAGCGACGCGGCGGGCCTGACCCTGACGACCAGCGACAACGGCAACGTCACGCTGGGCGGCGCCGTCTCCGCGCCGCTGGGTTCGCTCACGGTCGCGGCCGGCGGTACGACGACCAGCAGCGCCGCCGTCGCCGTGCGCGACTTCCGCCTGACCGGAGGCACCTGGAGCCAGATCGCCGGCATGCTGCCGGACTTCGCCGCGACCGACTTCCGCCTGACCTCGGGGGCCACCTTCCTTCGCGCGACGGGCGGCGACGGTTCCGTGGCTACCCCCTACCGGATCGCCGACGCCTACGGCCTCCAGGGCATGGGGTCGACCAGCCTCGCGGCGAAGAGCTTCCGGCTCGCCGGGGCGATCGACGCCAGCGGCACCACGACCTGGAACGCCGGCGCCGGCTTCAGCCCGATCGGCACCAGCGCAACGCCCTTCGCCGGCACGCTCGACGGTCAGGGATACAGCATCTCGAATCTGACGATTGCCCGGCCCTCCGGCAGCGAACAGGGCCTGTTCGGTGTGATCGGGGCGAGCGCAACGGTCAGCAACGTCCGCCTGTCCTCTGCCAATGTGTCGGGCCTGAACAATGTCGGCGCTCTGGCTGGCGTGAATCACGGCACCATCACCGGCAGCTACAGCGACGGAACCGTTACGGGTGCGGGGACGGATGTCGGCAATCTCGTTGGAGAGAACGACGGGAGCATCGCCAATTCCTTCGCCACCGGCTCCACGCACGGCACCGGCACGAATGTGGGCGGGCTGGTCGGCTACCATCTGGGCAGCGGCAGCATTGCGAACGCCTATGCCACGGGAACGGTCACGGGTGGAGCATCCTCCAACAATCTGGGTGGTCTGGTCGGGTTGAACGCCGACATGGCGACGATCAGCAACAGCTACGCCACGGGCAGCGTCACCAGCGCCGCCACGGGTGCGCATCTGGGTGGATTGATCGGGGAACGCCTCGGCGGCGCCACGTCCAACAGCTTCTGGAACACCACGACCTCGGGGCTGACGGCGGGTATCGGAACGGGAAGCGCCACCGGCGTCACCGGCCTCGACAGCGCCGGCATGATGACGCTTTCCAACTTTACCGATGCGGGTTGGGACATCGAGGACAAGGGCGGAACCTCCACCGTCTGGCGCATCTATGAAGGCTTTACCGCGCCGCTGCTGCGCAGCTTCATGACCGGCCTTACCGTGACGGGCGGGACCGCAACGAAGACCTATGACGGCAGCGACGTGTCCACGACGGTCGGCACGCTGACCTACAACCCAAGCCCTCACACCGCGTCCAACGTTCTGGGGACGGCGCGCTACAAGGCGAGCAGCGCCAATGCCGGAACCTATTCCGGCACGGACCTGACATTCAGCGGCCTCTATTCCACCCAGTTCGGCTACGACATTCTCATGACGCCGGGGACGCTCACCGTCAACAAGGCGGCGCTGACGGTCACGGCCAGCAACGCCGGCAAGACCTATGACGGGCAGGCTTACACCGGCGGTGCGGGCGTCTCCTACAGCGGCTTCGTCAACGGCGAGACCGCCGGGGTTCTGGGCGGCACGCTGGCTTACGGCGGGACGGCGCAAGGGGCGGTCAACGCCGGCACCTACACGCTGACGGCCTCGGGACTGACCTCCGGCAACTACGACATCACCTACGCGCCGGGAACGCTCGCCATCGCCAGGGCGGCACTTGTCGTCACGGCCAGCAACGCCGGCAAGACCTATGACGGGCAGGCTTACACCGGCGGTGCGGGCGTCTCCTACAGCGGCTTCGTCAACGGCGAAACCGCCGGGGTTCTGGGCGGCACGCTGGCTTACGGCGGGACGGCGCAAGGGGCGGTCAATGCCGGCACCTACACGCTGACGGCCTCGGGACTGACCTCCGGCAACTACGACATCACCTACGCGCCGGGAACGCTCGCCATCGCCAGGGCGGCGCTTGTCGTCACGGCCAACAACGCCGGCAAGACCTATGACGGGCTGGCTTACACCGGCGGCGCGGGCGTCTCCTACAGCGGCTTCGTCAACGGCGAAGCCGCCGGGGTTCTGGGCGGCACGCTGGCTTACGGCGGGACGGCACAAGGGGCGGTCAACGCCGGCACCTACACGCTGACGGCCTCGGGACTGACCTCCGGCAACTACGACATCACCTACGCGCCGGGGACGCTCACCGTCAACAAGGCGGCGCTGACGGTCACGGCCAGCAACGCCGGCAAGACCTATGACGGGCTGGCTTACACCGGCGGCGCGGGCGTCTCCTACAGCGGCTTCGTCAACGGCGAAACCGCCGGGGTTCTGGGCGGCACGCTGGCTTACGGCGGGACGGCGCAAGGGGCGGTCAACGCTGGCACCTACGCGCTGACGGCCTCGGGCCTGACCTCCGGCAACTACGACATCACCTACGCGCCGGGAACGCTCGCCATCGCCAGGGCGGCGCTTGTCGTCACGGCCGATTCGCAGAAGGTCAGGCGGCGCGACAAAGCCAGCCCCCTGACCTACACGGTGGGTGGGGCCGGGTTCGGACATGGCGATACGGCGGAGACGGTCTTCTCCGGCGCTTTGTCGAGCACGGATGATCTCAGGGCATCGGGCGGCTATTCCATCACCCAGGGTACACTGGCGTTGGTCAGCAACAATTATATCCTGGCGGAGTTCATTCCAGGAGTGCTGGAGGTGACGGAGGCGGCCAACACCGACACGCCGACGGCGAGCACCCTCAACCGCGTAACCAAGCCCTTCACCGACCAGGAAAGTAACGGCCAGCTCTCAGCGGCTCCAAGCAACGGCGCTTCCAGCAAGGAGTACAGAACCGCCGTCGAGCCTACCGCCAATCTCAACGGCTCAAACTTCCCCTTCCTGACCTTCGCCCCGGTGTTGATCAAAATCGACAAGCAATGA
- a CDS encoding amidohydrolase/deacetylase family metallohydrolase translates to MSDTHTFDLLLRGGRILDPANGLDLVGDLAVARGRIAAVAERLPDDGADTILDVSGKLVTPGLIDTHAHVFEKVTGRFGLNPDMVGVRSGVSTLVDQGGPSLMTLPAFRRFIAEPARSRTLCFLSAYLVGGLEGHYYPQLYRPDCVDVDATIRVGRENRDIVKGIKAHAEVGGASRWGLDVIKQAKRIADGIGVPLYVHLGQLWPEVEGGEAVDPDMLVEELVPLLDPRDILAHPFTRHPGGFISTRTGEVHPVIYKALKRGLTVDVGHGSHFSFEMARRTLAAGILPYTLGADLHGYNVKVPTAGTGGDREINPFYGVAPFSLSHAMTELLTLGMALGDVVKTVTSNPAAMLGMADEIGALTPGMVADVAVLEVKAGRWQLSDNSGERVTASEMIVPAFSLRNGVLEEVDSPLLPKPIPDAA, encoded by the coding sequence ATGTCAGACACGCACACGTTCGACCTTCTACTGCGCGGCGGGCGGATTCTCGATCCGGCCAACGGGCTTGATCTGGTCGGCGATCTGGCGGTTGCGAGGGGCCGCATCGCGGCAGTGGCGGAACGGCTGCCCGACGATGGCGCCGACACCATCCTCGATGTTTCCGGAAAGCTCGTGACGCCGGGCCTGATCGATACCCACGCGCACGTCTTCGAGAAGGTGACCGGGCGTTTCGGCCTGAACCCGGACATGGTGGGCGTGCGCTCCGGCGTCTCGACTCTGGTGGACCAGGGCGGGCCGAGCCTGATGACCCTGCCGGCTTTCCGCCGCTTCATCGCCGAACCGGCGCGCTCGCGCACGCTGTGTTTCCTGTCGGCCTATCTGGTCGGCGGGCTGGAGGGTCATTATTACCCGCAGCTCTACCGCCCGGATTGCGTGGATGTGGATGCCACCATCCGCGTCGGACGCGAGAACCGCGACATCGTGAAGGGCATCAAGGCCCATGCGGAGGTCGGCGGCGCCTCACGCTGGGGGCTGGACGTCATCAAGCAGGCCAAACGCATCGCGGACGGGATCGGCGTACCGCTTTACGTCCACCTTGGCCAGCTCTGGCCGGAGGTGGAGGGGGGCGAGGCGGTCGATCCTGACATGCTTGTGGAGGAACTTGTTCCGCTTCTGGATCCGCGCGACATCCTTGCCCATCCCTTCACCCGTCACCCCGGCGGCTTCATCTCCACCCGCACCGGCGAGGTGCATCCCGTCATCTACAAGGCGTTGAAGCGCGGGTTGACCGTGGATGTCGGTCACGGCTCGCACTTCAGCTTCGAGATGGCGCGGCGGACATTGGCGGCGGGCATCCTGCCCTATACGCTGGGCGCGGACCTGCATGGATACAATGTGAAGGTCCCAACGGCCGGGACGGGCGGCGACCGTGAGATCAACCCCTTCTATGGAGTCGCTCCCTTCAGCCTGTCACACGCAATGACCGAGCTTCTGACGCTGGGCATGGCTTTGGGCGACGTTGTGAAGACGGTGACCAGCAACCCCGCCGCCATGCTGGGCATGGCCGACGAGATCGGCGCTTTGACACCGGGGATGGTAGCCGACGTGGCAGTGCTGGAGGTCAAGGCGGGCCGCTGGCAGCTCAGCGACAACAGCGGGGAGCGGGTGACCGCGTCGGAGATGATCGTTCCGGCCTTCTCGTTGCGCAACGGGGTGCTGGAGGAGGTGGACAGTCCGCTGCTGCCTAAGCCGATTCCGGACGCTGCGTAA